The following proteins are encoded in a genomic region of Zea mays cultivar B73 chromosome 9, Zm-B73-REFERENCE-NAM-5.0, whole genome shotgun sequence:
- the LOC100191515 gene encoding uncharacterized LOC100191515 — protein MIWNNVYEKGLVDVMHDHKDNPKFKGQNGWNRDGWNSITTKFNEKFPLAHFSKQQLQEKERELKGYYKAIRDSRKESGVGWNDTLCMVLAEPEVWPRLIRVSKFRNRPFPLFYSLEGLYEGSVATGELNFTSTAVDLPPPSAPSRSVSGQSLSPLSTNSLDLDGQETTSVFNLSCDAQSVRVNTNEPTEAQFVPSNQESSQREGGSGRKRKQSHVGLALESYVEFKKIQNTETLETLKEHKRQEDQFSISKCQAELKGMDGLTAVDKSYALELFVSVTNREIFLTTTEHDVREIWLKRKIRLLRGSDAWPEQMI, from the exons ATGATTTGGAACAATGTGTACGAGAAAGGCTTAGTCGATGTGATGCATGATCACAAagataatccaaaattcaaaggtCAAAATGGTTGGAATCGTGATGGATGGAATAGTATCACTACCAAGTTCAATGAAAAGTTCCCTCTAGCTCATTTCTCTAAACAACAACTGCAAGAGAAGGAGAgagagcttaaaggatactacaaGGCAATAAGGGATTCAAGAAAAGAAAGCGGGGTTGGTTGGAATGACACCCTATGCATGGTACTAGCTGAACCAGAAGTTTGGCCAAGGCTGATTCGC GTATCAAAGTTTCGCAATAGGCCATTCCCTCTTTTTTACAGTTTAGAAGGGCTATATGAAG GTAGTGTGGCTACCGGAGAGTTGAATTTCACATCAACCGCTGTTGATCTTCCTCCACCTTCAGCTCCATCCAGGAGTGTGTCTGGACAAAGTCTCAGTCCTTTGAGTACTAATTCACTTGATTTGGATGGACAAGAAACCACAAGTGTGTTCAATCTATCTTGTGATGCTCAATCTGTCCGAGTCAATACTAATGAACCCACTGAAGCTCAATTTGTCCCATCTAATCAAGAATCAAGCCAGAGAGAAGGTGGCAGTGGGAGAAAGCGTAAGCAAAGCCATGTTGGATTAGCTCTTGAAAGTTATGTGGAGTTTAAAAAGATCCAAAATACAGAAACACTTGAAACTCTTAAAGAACATAAGAGGCAAGAGGATCAATTTTCTATTAGCAAGTGTCAGGCTGAATTGAAAGGAATGGATGGATTAACAGCAGTAGACAAATCATATGCTTTGGAGCTTTTCGTATCTGTGACAAACCGAGAAATTTTCTTAACAACAACAGAGCATGATGTTAGAGAAATTTGGCTCAAGCGCAAAATTAG GTTGCTTCGTGGTAGTGATGCATGGCCTgaacaaatgatatga
- the LOC100275179 gene encoding uncharacterized protein, with translation MASSVTRTACLLVLTLFVVSAAVILPTSLCHGARGVAGLRIGLDPNHPACIGACSVPGGSYTHLPPYRGGGPVKPLPPPNGGNP, from the exons ATGGCGTCGTCCGTCACCAGAACCGCATGTCTCCTCGTGCTCACACTGTTCGTCG TGTCCGCGGCGGTGATCTTGCCCACCTCCCTGTGCCATGGAGCCCGTGGCGTCG CAGGGTTACGTATCGGTTTGGACCCTAACCATCCTGCGTGCATCGGGGCATGCTCAGTTCCTGGGGGCTCCTACACTCACCTTCCCCCCTATCGCGGTGGCGGCCCTGTGAAACCGCTTCCCCCACCGAACGGAGGGAACCCGTGA
- the LOC114574129 gene encoding uncharacterized protein LOC114574129 isoform 1 (isoform 1 is encoded by transcript variant 1) encodes MGSWEKQVRQFLLDEEEDDDELFFVILPAIIPYLSEEKEPIHTSSLTGAKKLPSSVHTHTKIATDSRFMPFFQNCIGAIDGTHIPITIAEHRAPPYRNRKGTLSHNVMVAWDFDLNFTFVSCGWEGSASDAGVPRSAISKGFSVPEGKFYLVDGGYANTSSFIAPYRGVRYHLNEFRRRRSSQSGYANYRELFNHRHAILRNHIERAIGVLKKRFPILKVGTFHPIENQIKITAATVAFHNIIRGQNGDERWLDNQPNYISPSQYVDVPEGDTNYLNDTESSDGSALRDQIALQMWASYNI; translated from the exons ATGGGTTCTTGGGAGAAGCAAGTTAGACAATTTTTGTTagatgaggaagaagacgatGATGAGTTGTTCTTTGTTATTCTCCCTGCTATAATTCCATACCTCTCAGAAGAGAAAGAGCCCATCCACACCTCCTCACTCACTGGCGCTAAAAAG CTTCCTAGCTCTGTCCACACTCATACAAAAATCGCAACAGATTCTAGGTTCATGCCATTTTTTCAG AACTGCATTGGTGCAATCGACGGTACACATATACCCATCACCATAGCAGAACATAGGGCCCCTCCATATAGAAACAGGAAAGGAACTCTTTCACACAATGTTATGGTAGCCTGGGACTTCGACCTCAATTTCACATTTGTTTCATGTGGATGGGAGGGGTCAGCCTCAGATGCAGGGGTGCCTCGATCTGCTATTAGCAAAGGATTTAGTGTGCCAGAAGGAAAGTTTTATCTAGTAGATGGTGGTTATGCAAATACGTCATCCTTCATTGCACCGTATAGAGGGGTTCGATACCATCTCAACGAGTTTAGGAGGCGTCGTTCATCACAAAGTGGTTATGCGAACTACAGAGAGTTGTTCAACCACCGCCATGCAATTCTCCGTAACCATATAGAGAGGGCCATCGGTGTTCTAAAGAAAAGGTTCCCGATTCTAAAAGTAGGCACATTTCATCCCATAGAGAACCAAATCAAGATCACAGCTGCAACTGTTGCATTTCACAACATAATTAGAGGGCAAAATGGAGACGAAAGATGGCTTGACAACCAACCAAATTACATCTCTCCAAGTCAATATGTTGATGTTCCAGAGGGAGATACCAACTATCTCAATGACACAGAATCAAGTGATGGAAGCGCTCTAAGAGATCAGATCGCTCTTCAGATGTGGGCTTCCTACAATATATAG
- the LOC114574129 gene encoding uncharacterized protein LOC114574129 isoform 2 (isoform 2 is encoded by transcript variant 2), with protein sequence MRVGANPSLEWSQQYSKPYQIFLEETIYCETHKQLGMFMYMISHNASNQMLQKAFQHSGETIHRKISEVFDLVPTLTQCFVKLPSSVHTHTKIATDSRFMPFFQNCIGAIDGTHIPITIAEHRAPPYRNRKGTLSHNVMVAWDFDLNFTFVSCGWEGSASDAGVPRSAISKGFSVPEGKFYLVDGGYANTSSFIAPYRGVRYHLNEFRRRRSSQSGYANYRELFNHRHAILRNHIERAIGVLKKRFPILKVGTFHPIENQIKITAATVAFHNIIRGQNGDERWLDNQPNYISPSQYVDVPEGDTNYLNDTESSDGSALRDQIALQMWASYNI encoded by the exons ATGAGAGTTGGTGCAAATCCGAGTTTAGAATGGAGCCAACAATATTCAAAACCATATCAAATTTTCTTAGAAGAGACAATTTACTGCGAGACACACAAGCAACTTGGGATGTTCATGTACATGATCTCCCACAATGCTAGTAACCAAATGCTGCAGAAGGCTTTTCAACATAGTGGAGAGACTATCCATAGAAAAATATCTGAAGTATTTGATCTTGTTCCCACACTAACTCAGTGTTTTGTGAAGCTTCCTAGCTCTGTCCACACTCATACAAAAATCGCAACAGATTCTAGGTTCATGCCATTTTTTCAG AACTGCATTGGTGCAATCGACGGTACACATATACCCATCACCATAGCAGAACATAGGGCCCCTCCATATAGAAACAGGAAAGGAACTCTTTCACACAATGTTATGGTAGCCTGGGACTTCGACCTCAATTTCACATTTGTTTCATGTGGATGGGAGGGGTCAGCCTCAGATGCAGGGGTGCCTCGATCTGCTATTAGCAAAGGATTTAGTGTGCCAGAAGGAAAGTTTTATCTAGTAGATGGTGGTTATGCAAATACGTCATCCTTCATTGCACCGTATAGAGGGGTTCGATACCATCTCAACGAGTTTAGGAGGCGTCGTTCATCACAAAGTGGTTATGCGAACTACAGAGAGTTGTTCAACCACCGCCATGCAATTCTCCGTAACCATATAGAGAGGGCCATCGGTGTTCTAAAGAAAAGGTTCCCGATTCTAAAAGTAGGCACATTTCATCCCATAGAGAACCAAATCAAGATCACAGCTGCAACTGTTGCATTTCACAACATAATTAGAGGGCAAAATGGAGACGAAAGATGGCTTGACAACCAACCAAATTACATCTCTCCAAGTCAATATGTTGATGTTCCAGAGGGAGATACCAACTATCTCAATGACACAGAATCAAGTGATGGAAGCGCTCTAAGAGATCAGATCGCTCTTCAGATGTGGGCTTCCTACAATATATAG